The DNA segment TACTTCGATGGTGTTCGTCCGCTTCCGTAAAATCAAGCGTCTGGCGCGAATAGGCAGGATTTAGGGCGAACCAAGCTAATTCCCAGTGTCGATCGCGCCGGCGGAGGCAATTGTAACGCCGCCCAGCCTCTCCCGCTGCCGGTTGGAGCAAATCCGTATTTGCCTGACGGACTGTGGGAGGCGTCTCCGACGCCGATTGATCGACGGCTTTCAACGAAAAGTCCATTGATGCCGCTCGACGCCCACTCCATCGGCGTCGGAGACGCCTCCCACAGTCGAAAGCGGAGCAACCCTACTCGTGCCTGCCCCCAGTCGCTTGACAGGCAATCGCCCCAGGGACGACAACCGAGCGCATGGAAGTACCGCTTGCGAACCTGCCGACCCACTTTTCCCTGCGCGCCCGGTGGCTTTTCCCGGGCGTCGGCGGGCCCACGCCGAACGCGACGGTCACGATTCACGCCGGCCGCATCGTCTCGTGAACCCCAGCCGATGCCATCGCGCCGGTGATTGACCTGGGCGACACGGCCCTCCTTCCGGGACTGATTAACGCCCACAAGCATCTGGAATTCAGCGACCTGCCCGCGCCGCTCGGCCAGCCGGGGATTTCGCTGCCGGACTGGATTCGCCTGGTCGTCGCCTGGCGCCGGCAACGGGCCAACGGTCCAGCGTCCGGAATCGCCGCCGGTATCCGTGAATCCCTCGCGGCCGGCGTCACGGCCATCGGAGAGATCGCCACAGACGGCTGGTCCCTGCCGCCAATCATACCGATTCCCAGAGTGACGGCGTTTCACGAATCGATCGGACTGTCGCCGGAACGCGCCGCAATATGCCTCGACGCCGCGCGTGGTTTTCTATCCGCGAGCGACGGCCCCGATTTTCTGCCAGGACTAAGTCCGCATGCGCCGTACACGGTACGGCCTGAGTTATTGGCGGGGCTGGTGGCACTGGCCACTGCGAAGAGCATCCCTTTGGCAATGCACGTGGCGGAATCCCGCGAGGAGTTGGAGCTCTTGCGCGAGGGACGCGGCGCGATGGTAGATATGTTGACAGAACTTGGCGCTTGGCGCGCGGACGCGATTCCCCGCCGTGCGCGGCCGCTCGACTATTTGCGCAAGCTTGCCGAAGCGCCGCGCGCGTTGGTGATTCACGGCAACTATCTCGACGACGAGGAACTGGACTTCTTGGCGGAGCATCGCGACCGGATGGCGCTCGTCTATTGTCCAAGAACGCACGAATATTTTCGGCATGCGCCGTATCACGACCTCGCGAAGCTGGCGCAGAGCGGCGTGCGGATTTGTCTCGGCACGGATAGTCGGGCGTCGAATCCGGATCTCGACATGCTCGCCGAGTTGCGATTCGTGGCGTATCGCACTCCTTCTCTATCGGGCGAATCCATACTTCGTCTCGCAACCAACGATGCGGCGCGCGCACTTGGCATCGACCACGAATGCGGCGCGATCGCCATCGGCCGACGCGCCGATCTTTTCGTGTTGCGGACTGCGTTGAATGCGGCGCGCGATCCTTTCGAGTTGATTTGGGACGCGAACGCAACGGTCGAAGCAGTGCTGATTGCCGGAAAACTCTTCCAGGGCGGCCCAGCTCCCGCAAATCGCGCTACTTGACGCGGCAAATCGAGCCATTACAATCGGCCCGACACATTTGTTCTCGTCCGCGCGGCTGCCTGGAAGAGAAATAAGTGTGCGGCATGGCCACAGCGCGGAACCCGCGCCGTCGTGCGCGGTATTTGCCAGCCCACCTTACGCCGTTCGCGCGTGCTCTGCGCGCAGTCCGGCGCCGCGTTAGGAATCGTCCTCCTCTTTGAAGGAACTGCCGAGGAAACATCGACCGAATGCCACGGCCGCGCTGATCCCGCGCGCGTCGGGCTGCGAATAGGACGCGCGGCGCGGGCGATTTCGCCGATTGCCGCGAGACATGCGACAGGAGCGTCGCCAGGAGTTTCGAGTGTAAAGCGGTGCGCGGCGGCGCGCATCCGACGTGAACAACTGCCGTGGATGGCACAAGGAGCACAAGTGATGACAGGACTCGCGCTGGCGGCGATGCTGCAACTCTCAGCGGTCTCGGCCGACGCCTCGTACGCAACGGCCCATCGGGCGATGATGGAAACCGGCAAGCCGATGGTGCTGCTGATCGGCGCCGAATGGTGCCCGGCCTGCCGCACGATGAAGGAACAGGTCGTTCCGGACGTCGCGCGCCACGGCGGCTTCGACCAAGCGACGTTCGCCGTGATCGATTCGGACGCGCAACCCGAATTGGCCAGCAAGCTGAAGCGAGGCAGTTCGATCCCGCAATTGATCGTCTATCGCAAGACCGAAAAAGGCTGGCGCATTAACCGCATGATTGGCGCGCACAGCGCTCAGGCCGTAGAGAAGCTGGTCGCGCAGGGCGTCGCCGACGCCTTGGCCGGTCCGCTCGACGGCAAACAAACATCCACCAGCGCCGTTAAGTTGACGGCCGCCGAAACGGAGACCGAAGTGCCTGAATTGCTCCGCCACAAGATGAAGTCGTTGGACGGCAAGGAAGTCGATCTTTCGGAGTACGCCGGACGCGTATTGCTGGTCGTCAACACCGCCAGCGAGTGCGGCTACACGCCGCAGTACAAGGGACTGCAATCGCTCCACAAAGACTACGAAGAAAAAGGCCTCAGCGTGCTCGGCTTCCCGTGCAATCAATTCGGCAAGCAAGAGCCCGGCGACGAACTGAAGATCAAGACCTTCTGCGAGCAGAACTACCAGGTCACCTTCGACATGTTCTCCAAAGTCGAAGTGAATGGCGACGGCCAGTGCGACCTGTACAAAGAACTGACCGACGTCGACGCCAAGCCCGCCGGAAAAGGCCCCGTGAAGTGGAACTTCGAAAAGTTCCTCATCGGCCGGAACGGCGAAGTCATCGCCCGCTTCCCCTCGAAGGTGGAGCCGGATTCCGACGAACTGAAGAAGGCCATCGACGCGGCCCTGGACGAGAAATAGTCTCGGCCAGCCAGATTTCCGTCTGAGACCAGAAAAACCCCGGGTGCGCACGCCGCGCATCCGGGGTTATACTTTTGGCAGCGACAGAACCGGCTTCCAACCGAGACGCGCCCATGCCACCGGCATCACGCATTACCGATCTGCACACTTGCCCGATGACCAC comes from the Planctomycetia bacterium genome and includes:
- a CDS encoding amidohydrolase family protein; the encoded protein is MIDLGDTALLPGLINAHKHLEFSDLPAPLGQPGISLPDWIRLVVAWRRQRANGPASGIAAGIRESLAAGVTAIGEIATDGWSLPPIIPIPRVTAFHESIGLSPERAAICLDAARGFLSASDGPDFLPGLSPHAPYTVRPELLAGLVALATAKSIPLAMHVAESREELELLREGRGAMVDMLTELGAWRADAIPRRARPLDYLRKLAEAPRALVIHGNYLDDEELDFLAEHRDRMALVYCPRTHEYFRHAPYHDLAKLAQSGVRICLGTDSRASNPDLDMLAELRFVAYRTPSLSGESILRLATNDAARALGIDHECGAIAIGRRADLFVLRTALNAARDPFELIWDANATVEAVLIAGKLFQGGPAPANRAT
- a CDS encoding redoxin domain-containing protein, whose translation is MTGLALAAMLQLSAVSADASYATAHRAMMETGKPMVLLIGAEWCPACRTMKEQVVPDVARHGGFDQATFAVIDSDAQPELASKLKRGSSIPQLIVYRKTEKGWRINRMIGAHSAQAVEKLVAQGVADALAGPLDGKQTSTSAVKLTAAETETEVPELLRHKMKSLDGKEVDLSEYAGRVLLVVNTASECGYTPQYKGLQSLHKDYEEKGLSVLGFPCNQFGKQEPGDELKIKTFCEQNYQVTFDMFSKVEVNGDGQCDLYKELTDVDAKPAGKGPVKWNFEKFLIGRNGEVIARFPSKVEPDSDELKKAIDAALDEK